A portion of the Naumovozyma castellii chromosome 2, complete genome genome contains these proteins:
- the NCAS0B07590 gene encoding uncharacterized protein (ancestral locus Anc_1.296), which yields MEVAETFTFGHIAYLVFESVLQVVIIAFAGFFSAHSGLLPKKSQKVISLINVDLFTPCLIFSKLAKSLSMAKILEVSIIPVFFALTTAISYVSGKIMATILKLDTDESNFVLANSIFGNSNSLPVSLTLSLAYTLPNLTWDQIPNDSRDNVASRGILYLLIFQQIGQMLRWSWGYNKLMKWSHENPHLMPLSQLQNQVEQQSEQESSDMLASRATSEMLDEGRMDGIVTPSPLSSSILTISTVFTKIKSYLNPPLYSMIISIVVAAITPLQDELFYKNGFLNNTFGEAVIQVGAVSIPLILIVLGANLYPSSEIFPRTHNHKKLLIGSIIGRMILPSCFLLPIIACAVKYINVSILDDPIFMIVGFLLTVSPPAIQLTQITQLNEFFEAEMADILFWGYVVLSLPVSIVVVSASIYVLQWANPPTI from the coding sequence ATGGAAGTTGCTGAAACCTTCACATTTGGACATATTGCATATTTGGTATTTGAATCCGTCTTACAAGTTGTTATTATAGCTTTCGCTGGGTTTTTCAGTGCACATAGTGGTTTACTTCCTAAAAAGTCTCAGAAAGTTATCTCCCTTATAAATGTGGACTTATTTACACCATGCCTGATTTTTAGTAAGCTAGCTAAATCACTTTCTATGGCAAAGATCCTAGAAGTTTCCATCATCCCTGTCTTCTTTGCTCTAACTACGGCAATATCGTATGTTTCAGGGAAGATCATGGCCACTATCCTAAAGTTGGATACAGACGAAAGTAATTTCGTATTAGCTAATTCCATATTTGGTAATAGTAACTCCCTACCCGTTTCTTTGACATTGTCACTAGCATACACACTTCCTAATCTAACGTGGGAtcaaattccaaatgaTAGCAGAGATAATGTGGCATCAAGAGGTATCCTTTATTtactaatttttcaacaaattgGGCAGATGTTAAGATGGAGTTGGGGTTACAATAAATTAATGAAGTGGTCTCATGAGAATCCGCACCTGATGCCCTTATCtcaacttcaaaatcaaGTTGAGCAACAATCGGAGCAAGAATCATCTGACATGCTCGCTTCCAGGGCAACATCTGAAATGTTAGATGAGGGGCGCATGGATGGTATTGTAACACCAAGTCCATTGAGTTCTAGTATATTAACCATCTCTACCGTTTTTactaaaataaaatcataTTTGAATCCGCCATTATATTCCATGATTATATCTATTGTGGTTGCAGCCATTACACCATTACAAGATGAATTGTTTTATAAGAACGgatttttgaataatacaTTCGGTGAAGCAGTTATTCAAGTAGGTGCTGTATCAATTCCATTGATCTTGATTGTCTTAGGTGCTAATCTATACCCATcttctgaaatttttccaagaacTCATAATCACAAGAAGTTGTTGATTGGTTCTATTATTGGTCGTATGATACTACCATCATGTTTTTTGTTACCCATTATTGCTTGTGCTGTGAAGTACATCAACGTCAGTATTTTAGATGATCCAATCTTTATGATTGTGGGCTTCCTTTTAACCGTTAGTCCTCCAGCTATTCAGTTAACTCAAATCactcaattgaatgaattttttgaagcTGAAATGGCTGACATTTTGTTTTGGGGTTATGTGGTACTGAGCTTGCCTGTTAGTATCGTCGTTGTTTCTGCATCAATTTACGTTCTTCAATGGGCTAATCCACCAACTATTTAA
- the NCAS0B07570 gene encoding metallo-dependent hydrolase superfamily protein (ancestral locus Anc_1.302): protein MKDLPQDHLSYASSGCNRVLVSPTPQKLRHEPSTAKENWRMSSTVDDIDLISLNTTFDEQMIMGSPMYFDPVDSPAMTPLPILCTPLKEKVLPKEDDMHRSTLTNLSSLREKYIKSSFQDQNSNITNHGKKWVFYPKNQNCKEVSYQTKCYRHFRKLSRDKATSTKKIKPYTNFFDIDVLDVPSFAEFTSDFDQMISIVQSHKLLRFSQKRLEYLLSKFQLYQSLTAKKEFQQSRSIRHKDFYNCRKVDLNLLLSGCISQRQLNEFIAKKILKEPERIIWKGIHGDSLTLEGIFKIGYPNFKPLQVNLKIIDTEYLEWYHNIYLPKYHLIPSHRTQLELSGKALYFYLITRTFLEFENYIKGEYFAELFKQYVIRPMEKSRYQLAQISVDFQFYDKTCSQNWWLQFSNWLLRWQLISPNIRWNVQFRRIFKTLFDRNRVNNFQDYINLIFKPLFSKQLNMNVQVQYFLSYVCSFDLIIDPSDEFLWKTFPVRSCPPDLWIAQGDNPTISYYLYYMYVQISKLNYLRMRQLQNTFTLRSNCSPSMSRPSQFSSRRNVTSQVESLVSNLLLCNGGLLDVEPLWKVGAVLPYLYCLYQIPIIASPLSSTQNYDNFHHCLYEESASQSISLQRDITMEPPSTYLKNPFMKFFQIGFKVSISSRSILFNNSYTSEALIEEFGVAANIYLLNSADICELSRTSVLCCGFEGWNKEEWIGVTTRKTHFPEDNIGLVDRVYDIEADTARRHNVPLLRRKYRHDTLLQELCFINKY, encoded by the coding sequence ATGAAAGATCTCCCACAAGACCATTTGTCATATGCATCCTCAGGTTGTAATAGGGTGTTAGTTTCTCCCACACCTCAAAAGCTTCGTCACGAGCCCTCTACCGCCAAAGAAAATTGGCGCATGAGTTCAACTGTAGATGATATCgatttaatatctttgaaCACGACATTTGACGAGCAAATGATTATGGGATCACCGATGTATTTCGATCCAGTGGATTCTCCAGCAATGACACCATTGCCGATCCTATGCACCCCTTTGAAGGAGAAAGTACTTCctaaagaagatgatatgCATAGGTCAACGCTAACCAATTTAAGCTCGTTAAgagaaaaatatatcaaatCTTCGTTTCAAGATCAGAACTCCAATATTACAAACCACGGAAAAAAATGGGTGTTTTATCCCAAGAATCAAAATTGCAAGGAAGTTAGTTATCAAACCAAATGTTACAGACATTTTAGAAAACTTTCAAGAGATAAAGCCACATCCACCAAAAAGATCAAACCTTATACAAACTTTTTCGATATAGATGTATTAGATGTTCCCTCATTTGCAGAGTTCACATCCGATTTCGATCAAATGATATCTATTGTTCAATCTCATAAATTGCTGAGATTTTCTCAAAAAAGACTAGAATATCTTTTGAGTAAGTTTCAACTATATCAATCATTGACAGCGAAAAAAGAGTTCCAACAGAGTCGAAGTATTAGACACAAAGATTTTTACAATTGTAGAAAAGTAGATCTGAATCTTTTATTAAGTGGTTGTATTTCGCAAAGgcaattgaatgaattcATAGCCAAAAAAATACTTAAAGAGCCagaaagaattatttggaaagGGATACACGGTGACTCACTTACTTTGGAAGGtattttcaagattggGTATCCTAATTTTAAACCACTTCAAGTAAATCTCAAAATAATTGATACAGAGTACCTTGAATGGTATCATAACATATACCTTCCCaaatatcatttgattCCCTCACATAGAACACAACTTGAATTGAGTGGTAAGGCATTATACTTCTATTTGATAACCAGGACgtttttggaatttgaaaattacATTAAGGGAGAATACTTTGCAGAGCTGTTTAAACAGTACGTTATCAGGCCAATGGAAAAATCAAGATACCAATTGGCACAAATATCAGTggattttcaattttacGATAAAACCTGTTCTCAAAACTGGTGGTTGCAATTTTCTAATTGGCTATTGAGATGGCAATTGATCTCTCCAAATATAAGATGGAACGTTCAATTTAgaagaatattcaaaacGTTATTTGATCGAAATAGAGtgaataattttcaagACTATATCAACCTTATCTTTAAACCACTGTTTTCAAAACAATTAAACATGAACGTTCAAGTACagtattttctttcttacGTCTGttcatttgatttgattaTCGATCCATCCGATGAGTTCTTATGGAAAACCTTTCCTGTTCGATCTTGCCCACCAGATCTTTGGATTGCTCAAGGTGATAACCCAACAATTTCTTACTATCTCTATTATATGTATGTTCAGATAAGcaaattgaattatttgagaaTGCGTCAATTACAAAATACTTTTACATTAAGGAGCAATTGCTCACCATCAATGAGTCGACCATCTCAATTTAgttcaagaagaaacgTTACTTCCCAAGTTGAGTCACTAGTGAGTAATCTTCTATTATGCAATGGTGGCCTTTTGGATGTTGAACCACTTTGGAAAGTCGGAGCTGTCCTGCCATATCTTTATTGTTTATATCAAATACCAATTATTGCTTCCCCCCTATCATCTACTCAAAATTATGACAATTTCCACCATTGTCTGTACGAAGAATCAGCTTCCCAGTCAATTAGCCTTCAGAGGGACATTACAATGGAACCTCCATCAacatatttgaagaatccCTTTATGAAATTCTTCCAGATTGGATTTAAGGTATCCATTTCATCCAGATCaattttgttcaataattcatatACTTCCGAAGCTTTAATCGAAGAATTTGGTGTGGCCGCAAACATTTATTTACTTAATTCGGCAGACATTTGTGAATTATCACGTACAAGTGTATTGTGTTGTGGCTTTGAAGGATGgaataaagaagaatggaTTGGCGTTACTACTCGGAAAACGCACTTTCCCGAAGATAACATAGGCTTAGTAGATCGGGTCTACGATATTGAGGCTGATACAGCCCGAAGACATAACGTTCCCCttttaagaagaaaatatcgACATGATACTTTATTGCAGGAATTGTGTTTCATCAACAAGTATTAA
- the APE3 gene encoding aminopeptidase Y (ancestral locus Anc_1.298), whose amino-acid sequence MKIVFGSLVSTGLLTAALVDAYRLPTFLQESFEALDSEDKLQIEPHNSEDSSNWKPHVPYFLKPTVDSNKLQESIRLEDLNATAWDLYHIAESSKKEYGHPTRVIGSPGHWNTIGYILACLDNMKDYYDVSVQTFNALSGKINSFNLSDAKTGETFDNTTAFALSPPVAPFIGQVIEIPNLGCKEADFDAVAPPSGVMSDGSEKKRIALIERGHCPFGNKSNLAGKYGYHAVIIYDNEPESVGGLHGTLGEPTNETVSTVGVTFDVGMQLIDSISLDEDYSVYFAMDSYVKNITTKNIIADTKRGDEKNIVALGAHSDSVEEGPGINDDGSGTISLLTVAKQLTHFKINNKVRFAWWAAEEEGLLGSNYYANHLTAEDNLKLRVFMDYDMMASPNYEYEVYDANNIDNPKGSEELRDLYIDFYKQNELNYTLIPFDGRSDYVGFIENGIPAGGIAAGAEKDNVFNGEVLDKCYHQLCDDVSNLAWDAFMVNTKLIAHSVATYAKSFEGFPERETNATLSASSRKDQTPLFKYRADKLII is encoded by the coding sequence ATGAAGATTGTATTTGGTTCTTTGGTATCGACTGGTCTTTTGACCGCAGCATTAGTAGATGCTTATCGCCTACCAACGTTTTTGCAGGAATCGTTCGAGGCTTTGGATTCTGAAGATAAGCTTCAAATCGAACCTCATAATTCTGAAGATTCATCCAACTGGAAACCTCATGTTCCATACTTTTTGAAACCGACTGTAGACTCCAATAAACTACAAGAATCAATCCGTCTTGAGGATTTGAACGCGACTGCTTGGGATTTATATCATATTGCTGAGTCCTCTAAGAAAGAGTATGGCCATCCAACACGTGTCATTGGTTCCCCAGGTCATTGGAATACCATTGGATATATTTTAGCATGCTTAGATAATATGAAGGATTATTATGATGTCTCTGTGCAAACCTTTAATGCTTTGAGCGGAAAGattaattcattcaatCTTTCAGATGCTAAGACAGGAGAAACTTTTGATAACACGACTGCGTTTGCACTCTCCCCTCCGGTTGCTCCATTCATTGGTCAAGTAATCgaaattccaaatctgGGATGCAAAGAAGCTGATTTTGATGCTGTGGCTCCTCCTTCTGGTGTTATGTCAGATGGttctgaaaagaaaaggattGCACTTATTGAAAGAGGACATTGTCCTTTCGGTAATAAATCTAACTTAGCAGGTAAGTATGGGTATCATGCCGTTATCATATATGATAATGAGCCAGAATCTGTCGGTGGGTTGCACGGGACGTTGGGAGAACCAACTAACGAAACAGTGTCGACCGTTGGTGTGACCTTCGATGTTGGCATGCAATTAATTGATAGTATTTCGTTAGATGAGGATTATTCTGTTTATTTTGCAATGGATTCTTACGTTAAGAATATCACCACAAAGAATATCATTGCTGACACTAAGCGTGGTGAtgagaaaaatattgtagCACTTGGGGCTCATTCTGATtctgttgaagaaggaCCAGGTATTAACGATGACGGCTCTGGAACAATCTCTTTGCTTACTGTTGCCAAGCAATTGACACATTTTAAGATCAATAATAAGGTACGTTTTGCCTGGTGGGCCGCAGAGGAGGAAGGTTTGTTAGGTTCCAATTATTATGCTAACCATTTGACCGCTGAggataatttgaaattaagaGTCTTCATGGATTATGACATGATGGCTTCACCAAATTACGAATATGAAGTTTACGATGCCAATAATATAGACAACCCCAAGGGCTCTGAAGAATTAAGAGATCTATACATTGATTTCTACAAGCAAAACGAACTAAATTATACTCTAATCCCATTCGATGGGAGATCTGATTATGTTGgctttattgaaaatggtaTTCCAGCAGGTGGTATTGCCGCTGGTGCTGAGAAGGACAACGTCTTTAACGGGGAAGTTTTAGATAAATGCTACCATCAATTATGTGACGATGTTTCTAACTTGGCGTGGGACGCATTTATGGTTAATACTAAGTTAATTGCTCATTCTGTGGCTACGTACGCCAAATCCTTTGAGGGATTCCCAGAAAGAGAGACAAATGCTACCTTATCAGCTTCTAGCAGGAAGGACCAAACTCCCTTATTCAAGTACAGGGCTGACAAACTGATTATCTAA